The following are from one region of the Sulfurimicrobium lacus genome:
- a CDS encoding SCO family protein — translation MKTFAKTLVSATALAVAGTLGPLVAVSQADDMPEMHDPHAHHHMMQMPETTRRMAEYTVPNVELVREDGKSVALQDELNDGRPVVLNFIYTTCTAICPLVSQTLSQLQRKLGDERDQVHLVSISIDPEEDTPARLAAYAKKYGAGPEWQHYTGTLAASVEAQRAFGAYRGDKMNHTPVTFLRAAPGKPWIRIEGFATANELVEEIRNMLPSS, via the coding sequence ATGAAAACATTTGCCAAAACCCTCGTCAGCGCCACGGCGCTGGCTGTTGCCGGCACGCTCGGCCCGCTGGTTGCCGTCTCGCAAGCCGACGATATGCCGGAGATGCATGACCCGCACGCTCACCATCACATGATGCAGATGCCTGAGACAACCCGACGCATGGCTGAATACACCGTTCCCAATGTCGAACTGGTCAGGGAAGACGGCAAGAGCGTTGCGCTGCAGGATGAGTTGAACGATGGGCGCCCGGTGGTCCTGAATTTCATCTACACGACCTGTACGGCGATTTGCCCGTTGGTCAGCCAGACCCTTTCGCAATTGCAGCGAAAACTCGGTGACGAGCGGGACCAGGTGCATCTGGTGTCGATCTCGATCGACCCCGAGGAAGACACGCCTGCGCGGCTGGCTGCCTACGCCAAAAAATATGGCGCTGGGCCGGAATGGCAGCACTATACCGGCACGCTCGCGGCGAGTGTCGAAGCGCAGCGGGCCTTCGGCGCTTACCGCGGCGACAAGATGAACCACACCCCGGTCACTTTTTTGCGCGCGGCTCCCGGCAAGCCCTGGATCAGGATCGAGGGATTTGCGACGGCGAACGAGCTGGTGGAGGAAATACGGAACATGCTCCCATCGAGTTGA
- a CDS encoding c-type cytochrome, translating into MRSMLRPLRAAAPVRAVAAILLFIVLAALMDHARGEPTDSVGEAIYRHGVLGSGKQLDAIRAAGVHLAGKDAACVNCHRRSGFGSKEGFISIPPITGRYLFHPRASSAEDLDLPYVESMRADRDPFTDATLARAIRDGLDSEGKPLNYLMPHFALSDADMTALVGYLKSLNQRKSPGVTDTVLHFATIITPDADPVKAQGMLDVLKQYFADKNTFPIGATPRLRTSRKMMFMVNRLWQLHVWRLTGPAETWQGQLERHFAKEPVLAVVSGLGGKNWAPVHEFCERQAVPCLFPNVEAPPANADRDFYSLYFSKGVALEAELIANSILRQGSGKAAKRVEQIYRAGDSGEAGAQVLAASLERHGVKVRSQVIAANAPGQEGVAKAVRQSSGADALVLWLRPSDIAALGEAPPAPSAVFVSGLMGGLERSPLPPSWRSRAQLAYTFDLPDRRRVPVDYALGWFRIRQIPVVAEQVQVDTYLACGLLAETLKHMADTFVPDYLVERVEDMIDRRIITGYYPHLTLAQGQRFASKGGYVVHFSEPQGTRLIADGGWVVP; encoded by the coding sequence ATGCGTTCCATGCTGCGGCCTCTGCGCGCAGCCGCGCCTGTTCGTGCCGTCGCCGCAATCCTCCTGTTTATTGTGCTGGCGGCGCTCATGGACCACGCACGGGGTGAACCGACAGACAGTGTAGGCGAGGCAATCTATCGGCATGGCGTACTCGGGTCAGGCAAGCAGCTAGATGCGATACGTGCGGCCGGTGTGCACCTCGCCGGCAAGGATGCCGCCTGCGTTAACTGTCACCGGCGCAGCGGCTTCGGATCCAAGGAAGGGTTCATCTCCATCCCGCCGATCACCGGCCGCTATCTTTTTCATCCGCGCGCTTCAAGTGCCGAGGATCTCGATCTGCCCTACGTCGAGAGCATGCGCGCAGATCGCGATCCCTTCACCGATGCGACCCTCGCCAGGGCAATTCGGGATGGCCTCGATTCCGAAGGAAAACCGCTTAATTATCTGATGCCGCACTTTGCGCTGAGCGATGCCGACATGACGGCGCTCGTCGGCTACCTGAAAAGCCTCAACCAGCGCAAATCGCCCGGAGTGACCGACACGGTGCTGCACTTCGCCACCATCATCACGCCGGATGCCGATCCCGTTAAGGCCCAGGGCATGCTCGACGTCCTCAAGCAATACTTCGCCGACAAGAACACGTTCCCGATCGGTGCGACGCCGCGCCTGCGCACATCGCGCAAGATGATGTTCATGGTAAATCGCCTCTGGCAGTTGCATGTCTGGCGACTGACCGGCCCGGCGGAGACGTGGCAGGGGCAACTCGAGCGGCATTTCGCAAAGGAACCGGTGCTGGCCGTGGTGTCGGGGCTGGGCGGCAAGAACTGGGCGCCGGTCCACGAATTTTGCGAGCGCCAGGCTGTGCCGTGTCTGTTTCCGAATGTCGAGGCGCCGCCGGCCAACGCCGATCGCGACTTTTATTCCCTGTATTTTTCCAAGGGTGTAGCGCTTGAAGCTGAGTTGATCGCAAACAGCATCCTCAGGCAGGGCAGCGGCAAGGCAGCAAAGCGGGTGGAGCAGATATATCGCGCCGGAGACAGCGGAGAGGCGGGTGCCCAGGTGCTTGCCGCGTCCCTCGAGCGCCATGGCGTCAAGGTGCGCAGCCAGGTCATTGCGGCGAATGCGCCTGGACAGGAGGGCGTCGCCAAAGCAGTGCGCCAGAGTTCAGGCGCAGATGCGCTCGTCCTGTGGCTGCGCCCGTCAGATATCGCCGCGCTCGGCGAGGCGCCGCCCGCGCCGTCCGCCGTGTTCGTTTCGGGGCTGATGGGTGGCCTCGAGCGTTCCCCGCTGCCGCCGAGCTGGCGCAGCCGCGCGCAACTCGCCTATACCTTCGATTTGCCGGACAGGCGGCGCGTCCCCGTCGACTATGCTCTCGGCTGGTTCCGCATCCGCCAGATTCCTGTCGTCGCCGAGCAGGTGCAGGTGGACACCTATCTTGCCTGCGGCCTGCTCGCCGAAACGCTCAAACATATGGCCGATACCTTTGTCCCCGACTATCTCGTCGAGCGCGTCGAGGACATGATCGACCGTCGCATCATTACCGGCTACTACCCGCACCTGACGCTTGCGCAGGGCCAGCGCTTCGCGTCCAAAGGCGGATATGTCGTCCATTTTTCGGAGCCTCAGGGTACGCGTTTGATTGCTGACGGCGGTTGGGTTGTGCCGTGA
- a CDS encoding outer membrane lipoprotein-sorting protein, with amino-acid sequence MKRILFLAFSLISFAASAAVAPKSSPDGAPAVKLTATQIVDRNVAARGGLEAWRAVSTLTLSGRLEAGGKKNTELPFVMKMKRSHMSRLEINFQDQTAVQVYDGTQGWKVRPFLGRDDAEPFTPAEAKAAAAWEELDGPLIDYAKKGTRVELAGTEAVEGRNAYKLKLTMKNGEVRNIWIDGARFLEVKMDGEPRKMDGKLRNVAIYFRDYKSVNGLTVPHLVETVVEKDKQAHKMTIERVAVNQPMEGALFAKPQLATMAKVSSQQAEQRP; translated from the coding sequence ATGAAACGAATTCTTTTCCTGGCATTTAGCCTGATTTCATTCGCGGCATCGGCCGCCGTGGCGCCCAAGAGTTCACCCGATGGTGCACCGGCAGTCAAGCTGACAGCAACCCAGATAGTCGACAGGAACGTGGCGGCCCGTGGCGGGCTGGAGGCCTGGCGTGCGGTCAGCACATTGACCCTGTCCGGCCGGCTCGAGGCAGGCGGCAAGAAAAATACGGAACTGCCGTTCGTGATGAAAATGAAGCGATCGCACATGAGCCGCTTGGAGATTAATTTCCAGGACCAGACGGCAGTGCAGGTCTACGATGGCACGCAAGGCTGGAAGGTACGGCCTTTCCTCGGGCGCGATGACGCCGAACCCTTTACCCCGGCCGAGGCCAAGGCGGCAGCGGCATGGGAGGAGCTGGATGGCCCGCTGATCGATTATGCCAAGAAGGGCACCAGGGTCGAACTGGCGGGAACGGAAGCCGTGGAGGGGCGCAACGCCTACAAACTCAAGCTGACCATGAAAAATGGCGAGGTGAGAAATATCTGGATCGATGGGGCGCGTTTCCTGGAAGTGAAAATGGACGGTGAGCCGCGGAAAATGGACGGCAAGCTGCGCAACGTCGCCATTTATTTTCGCGACTACAAGAGCGTGAACGGGTTGACCGTGCCGCACCTGGTGGAAACCGTGGTCGAAAAAGACAAGCAGGCTCACAAGATGACCATCGAACGCGTGGCGGTCAACCAGCCGATGGAGGGCGCCTTGTTCGCGAAGCCGCAACTGGCGACCATGGCCAAGGTGAGCAGCCAGCAGGCGGAGCAGCGCCCATGA